The sequence below is a genomic window from Armatimonadota bacterium.
TTTTCGCCGACGAGGAAGAAGGTTCCGGGCACTTTCAGCTTCTTGAGCTCGTCGAGGACGAGCGGCGTGTAGCGGGGATCGGGGCCGTCGTCGAAGGTGAGCACCAACTGCTTGGGCTTGTAGCCGGACTTCGCAATGACATAGGAGTACGGATATTGCTCGTAGCTTTGGTCGGTGATGAGTTGAGTGTCGGGGTCGATTTCCAATGACCGTTGGCCCGATTGCGGCCGCCGTTCGACCTTCAGGAGTTCGCCTTTGCCCGTGAAGTCGATGAGGCGCGGGAAGTCGATGACGGAGAGCGCTTTAGGGTCGGGAGGAGCGAAGAGGGTCTGGGCGTCGAGGCACTTCCAGATGCTGGGGTCTTCGGTACCGAGCGACCAAAGGGCCACGCCCTTGAGGTCCTTCGACCGGACAGATTGCCATTGGTTGTAGGCCGAAACCGCATCGAGGAGCCAGACGTCGTGGTGCGATTTGTCGTCGTCGTCCACGTACTCATAGTGCATGTTCAGCGAGTCGGGATCGAAATCGAAGGCATCTTTCGGTGACTCATCGAGGTAGCCATCGGCCTGCGAGATCGCCTCTTCATAGCTAAGGCTGGCGGCTCCGGCCTTGCCGTTCTTCCAGTCATAGGCATAGCTCCCGACGCCCATCACGACCTTGTCCGCAGGAGCGCGGAGCAGGAAGCGATCGACCTGCTTGACGCTCCAATCCAGCGGGGCGATCGGTCCCGGTTTTCCATCCTCGCTGGATTTGTCGTACGCCATGAGGACCAGGTAGTCACACGCGTCGGCGCAGGCTTTGACGTTGAGTTCGTCGGCGGTGGTCTGAACGTCGATTGAAAGTTCGAAACCGCCCTTGTGGAGCGCAGGTCCAAGTTCTTTCAGGAATCCAGCGATATTGTTCTCGCCGTACTCATCAAGGTCTTCGAAGTCGAGGTTAATGCCAGCCAGACGATTATCGGTTAGAAAACCGACCAAGGATGTGATGAGATTTTTGCGCGCGGTCGGCGAACGGAGCATCTTATCGACCCGTTTGGGGTCGAACAGACCATCGTTGGCGCCTTCCATCGCGTTGGAGAGGATGGGCACTATCCGCACGTTGTTGCGCCGGGCGATGGTGATGATTTCGCCGTTGTTGGGGTTGGATTTCAGGTCGAAGTCGCGGGTATCGATGCCGTCGCCGTTGGGATTCAAGCGGAGCCAGACTGGCGAAACATGGGTGAGGTGAGGTGCGGCGTTGCGGAACGAATCGAGCGACGTCGGTTCCCAAGGAGCCAGAAAGCCGAGTACGATGGAGTCGGTTGGCGCTTTCGACTTGGCGGGATGCTTACGATCGACGACTTGCGGTCGGATGTGATCGAGCTCATGGGCGCGTTGCGAGCGAGCAATAGAAGGCGGAGAGATAATGCGGAACGGGCGGAACTGGGCCCGTAGACCGGCGAGGTTGGGCGTGAAGACCAGCGTGATGCCAAAGGCGATGAAGAGGATCAGGAGGAAGAAGACCAAAGCGGCCAAGGTCCGGCTAAAAATGCCGCGACGTCGTCCGGTTGGATCGTGGAAAACTTGCCTGTTCATGAATGGAGCCGCAATTCGCTTGGTTAGTGTTTCATAAGCGGGCTGCGCTTAACTAGGGTAACGCGCGACATCACCCCGTTGGTTCGGCCATTTTTGAGAACCCTTGCCGGGTACAAATTCGACAAATCTAACGATTTAGTAGGTATTTTGGCGACAGCCTGAACAAATACCCCCAGTGCGGGAGTCAGAAAAAGAGACAACTCCCACAAAGAAGTTGTTGGCAAAAAGCCAAAACCAATCCCCTCCCCAACAGGCCGATTCGAAAGAGTCGGCCCTTTCTTTTTGTGTTATAAAGGTCGGTATGACCAGCAAAGCCGCGACCGTGGCCGAGTACCTTGAGGGGCTGCCTGAAGACCGTCGCGCCGCCATCGAGACCGTGCGAGCAACGATCCTGCAGAACCTGCCGAAAGGGTACGAGGAGGGCATGCAGTACGGCATGATCGGCTACTTCGTGCCGCATTCGATCTATCCCGCGGGGTACCACTGCGATCCCAAACAGCCACTCCCCTTTGTGGCGTTGGCCTCGCAGAAGAACTACATGTCGCTCTACCTGTCGTGCCTGTATTCGGACGCGGAATACTCGAAGGAATTCATCCAGGCATATCAGGAGTCGGGCAAGAAGTTGGATATGGGGGCGTGTTGTCTTCGATTCAAGAAGGTCGAAGACCTGCCGCTGGAGTTGGTGGGACGGTTTTTGTCGAAGATTTCGGTGGAGGAGTACATCCGGCATTACGAGTCGATGCGGCCGGGGAAGGGGAAGAGGTAGGGAGTTGGCAGTCGGCAGTTGGGGGTAGCTCTTTGGGAGATGTGAGCGTCTCGCTCACAAGGATGCGAACCTAACCGCAGTTCCACCAGATACTGGGACTTGTCTTTGGACTCCAGTTCGCCTGCTTGGGCATAAGTCTACTAGAGGTTCTCTTACCCTCAGAACCTCTGCCTGGAACGTCGAAAGGTTGTCCTATTCCTCGGCACTGAGGGAGCGATCCAAGTATTTCCCTTCTGCCAACTCCCGACTACAAACTCCCAACTCCTGACTGCCCGACCCCTATCCCCCCGACTTACCTTTGTCTTTCGGCTTTTCGATCGGCGTGGCGACGATGAAGTCGGGTTGGTGGACGTTATTCGGCGTGAACGCCATCGGCGAAAGCACGAGGCAGTCCAGCGACACATCGGTCGTGGTCGAGCCCTCGATCTCCACCCGCACCGGAGTCTTAAAGCTCGGTAGGCGAGTCGTGCCCAGCCGGTACCAAGCGAAGCCGCTTCCGTATGGGCTCAGGGGCGGAGCGGTGAAGCTCATCGTCTGACCGCCGATCTTCAGCTTCAGCTTCTGGCGGTCGTCGAGGTTAGGAATCTTGGCCGCGACCCACACTTCCAGGTTGCCGGTCGTGCGTTGGGGCACGTTCAGCGTGGCTTGGACGAGGCCGGTAGCGCTGGCCAGCGGCGTTCGAACCGTCAGATACGCCCCGTTGCTACATCCGGCGTCTTCGATCACCTCGCTGAACGTGTGGTCGCCACTGGTCTCGAACTCGGCCCAAATCATGCCTGTAAGCATGTTATTGAGGCTATGCTCGACCCGCTTAGCCACGGCGTACGCCTTGTCCGGCTGGCTATCGATCAATTCCCGGTAGGCGCGGTAGTCCACCGTCTCGATCGACGTGTCCTTGTGCTGGCTGGCGGCGATGCCGATCAGGTTGCCGATCTCGCGCTCCAGGCGTACAAATTCGCTTTCGGGCACCGGGCATCCGGCCGCTCCAGTGATGAAGATCGGCGAGTGGTCGAACTCGATGCGAAGGCCCGTCTTGGTCACCGAGACCACCGGCGGGAGGCCGATCAGCCCCTTGATCTGCGCAGT
It includes:
- a CDS encoding DUF1801 domain-containing protein gives rise to the protein MTSKAATVAEYLEGLPEDRRAAIETVRATILQNLPKGYEEGMQYGMIGYFVPHSIYPAGYHCDPKQPLPFVALASQKNYMSLYLSCLYSDAEYSKEFIQAYQESGKKLDMGACCLRFKKVEDLPLELVGRFLSKISVEEYIRHYESMRPGKGKR